One window of the Pseudarthrobacter sp. ATCC 49987 genome contains the following:
- a CDS encoding acetone carboxylase subunit gamma has translation MTEYLIIDLDTERWNCKVCNQDLGEARGNYKEGTLVYDRDPTEIHQSILDPEKYEFTFAPDPTFCRILEFYCPGCGTQLETEYVPPGHPPTVDMLWDIDSLRETWIKRGTKPEAVINYGPGEEAVADFTPALGSYNTHNHSPHSFS, from the coding sequence ATGACGGAATATCTGATCATCGATCTCGACACCGAGCGGTGGAACTGCAAGGTCTGTAACCAGGACCTCGGCGAGGCCAGAGGCAACTACAAGGAGGGGACACTGGTCTACGACCGGGACCCCACTGAAATCCACCAGTCGATCCTGGACCCGGAGAAGTACGAATTCACCTTCGCTCCGGACCCCACATTCTGCAGGATTCTCGAGTTCTACTGCCCGGGTTGCGGAACGCAGCTGGAAACAGAGTATGTTCCGCCGGGACACCCGCCCACGGTGGACATGCTGTGGGACATCGACTCGCTCCGCGAAACATGGATCAAGCGGGGCACCAAGCCTGAGGCCGTCATCAACTACGGACCCGGCGAAGAAGCGGTCGCAGATTTCACCCCGGCCCTCGGCTCATACAACACCCACAACCATTCCCCCCATTCGTTCAGCTAG
- a CDS encoding hydantoinase/oxoprolinase family protein, producing MERLINIDNGGTLTDICVWDGENFSFTKTLTTPFDLSQCLFDGMAKASKEIFGEEDLPGLLHSTRHIRYSTTQGTNALVERKGPRIGILTDSPTLAGELRKGGAAAELFEDLVGTRVAVIHAEQDVEELAQEIVKHVNRLTTDGAARLVIAMADRNKEKAVKGVLLRKFPRHLLGSVPMLFSWEFTPDTVQARRVWSGIINSFLHPTMERFLYSTEHRLRDHKVKNPLLIYRNDGASSRVAKSVALKTYSSGPRGGLEGTKALSEAYGLAHVLMIDVGGTTTDVGSVKHSTISTDRRGAIQGVPVSFEMSNVHSSGVGGSSIIALRHGVITVGPESVGAAPGPACFGFGGKQATITDVNLLLGVLDPDTYLDGGFSLDAERSRAVITEVIAEPLGITLNDALIRMEAAYFERMSQSFAPDVEAADATTVAAFGGAGPMSACGAARIAGVRRVLVPKMAAVFSAFGIGFSDIAQTYEANVAGMDAENFGETQAMLLARATRDMFQEGHEIDECRLEWNVVLEDAEGQLVSEVPYLASDPQPGASGHNTMLTLTARYELPHASIRRAEAVAKTPAVAASTRKVRSAVDKVDEVQVFELDGQTAGASAPGPAIVEGPYFTARVPHGWVFDVTVSGDLMLTDTLQK from the coding sequence ATGGAACGGCTCATTAACATCGACAACGGTGGGACGCTGACCGATATCTGCGTCTGGGACGGTGAGAATTTTTCGTTCACGAAGACTCTCACGACGCCCTTTGACCTCTCCCAGTGTCTCTTCGACGGCATGGCCAAAGCTTCCAAGGAAATCTTCGGCGAAGAGGATCTCCCCGGGCTTCTGCACTCAACCCGTCACATCCGGTACTCCACCACCCAGGGAACGAATGCCCTCGTGGAGCGCAAGGGTCCCCGGATTGGCATCCTCACTGACAGCCCCACGCTGGCCGGAGAGCTCCGCAAGGGCGGGGCGGCCGCTGAGCTGTTTGAAGACCTCGTCGGGACGCGGGTGGCAGTCATCCACGCCGAACAGGACGTGGAAGAGCTCGCCCAGGAAATTGTGAAGCACGTCAACCGGCTGACCACCGACGGCGCCGCGCGGCTGGTCATCGCCATGGCCGACCGCAACAAGGAGAAGGCCGTCAAAGGCGTTTTGCTCCGGAAGTTCCCCCGGCACCTGCTGGGCTCGGTACCCATGTTGTTCTCCTGGGAGTTCACGCCCGACACCGTCCAGGCCCGCCGGGTGTGGTCCGGAATCATCAACTCCTTCCTGCATCCCACCATGGAGCGGTTCCTCTACAGCACCGAGCACCGGCTGCGGGACCATAAGGTCAAGAACCCGCTCCTCATCTACCGCAACGACGGGGCCTCGTCACGGGTGGCCAAGTCCGTCGCGTTGAAGACCTACTCTTCCGGTCCGCGCGGCGGGCTGGAAGGAACCAAGGCCCTCTCGGAGGCGTATGGCCTCGCGCACGTTCTGATGATCGACGTCGGCGGCACCACCACCGACGTCGGCTCGGTCAAGCACTCGACCATCTCGACGGACCGCAGGGGCGCCATCCAGGGAGTCCCGGTGTCATTCGAGATGAGCAACGTCCATTCCAGCGGCGTGGGGGGCAGTTCCATCATTGCCCTTCGCCACGGCGTCATTACCGTCGGCCCCGAGAGCGTCGGAGCTGCACCGGGTCCAGCTTGTTTTGGTTTTGGGGGCAAGCAGGCCACAATCACGGACGTAAATCTGCTGCTCGGCGTCCTCGATCCGGACACCTACCTCGATGGAGGTTTCAGCCTTGACGCGGAACGCTCCCGCGCAGTCATCACCGAAGTCATCGCAGAACCTTTGGGGATCACCCTGAATGACGCCCTGATCCGGATGGAGGCCGCCTACTTCGAACGTATGTCGCAGTCCTTTGCCCCCGACGTCGAGGCTGCGGACGCCACAACAGTTGCTGCGTTCGGAGGCGCCGGACCGATGAGTGCCTGTGGCGCCGCCCGGATCGCCGGCGTCCGCCGTGTCCTGGTGCCCAAGATGGCCGCGGTCTTCTCCGCCTTCGGAATCGGCTTTTCCGACATTGCGCAGACCTACGAGGCGAATGTCGCGGGAATGGACGCGGAAAACTTCGGCGAAACCCAGGCGATGCTGCTGGCCCGGGCGACCCGGGACATGTTCCAGGAGGGCCACGAAATTGACGAATGCCGGCTCGAATGGAACGTGGTGCTCGAAGACGCCGAAGGCCAGCTGGTGTCCGAGGTGCCGTATTTGGCTTCCGATCCGCAGCCCGGCGCCAGCGGACACAACACCATGCTGACCCTGACCGCCCGGTACGAACTGCCGCACGCATCCATCAGGCGGGCCGAAGCAGTGGCGAAGACGCCCGCCGTCGCCGCCTCCACCCGAAAGGTCCGCTCCGCCGTGGACAAGGTGGACGAAGTTCAGGTCTTCGAGCTGGACGGCCAGACGGCCGGGGCTTCGGCGCCGGGCCCCGCAATCGTCGAAGGCCCCTACTTCACGGCCCGTGTGCCGCATGGCTGGGTCTTCGACGTGACGGTCTCCGGTGACCTCATGCTCACAGACACCCTCCAGAAGTGA
- a CDS encoding hydantoinase/oxoprolinase family protein → MKRISVDIGGTFTDCFFAWEDQYVEAKALTTHHNLAQGFNEALDLACSRAGLDRDLVLKEVDSVRYATTLGTNALIEGKGPRVGALVTHGFEDTIPLSRGRGYGEGLDPSKQQNMPDATRPDPLVPRALIRSVKERINSAGKVVVSLMEDDVRTQVRELVDAGAEAIVVSLVNSTENPVHEQQILEIILDEYPAHELGAIPVLLGSQVSGRKGEYVRATSTIVDAFLHEIMFHALGQLSNNLRTSGYDKPMLVIHNSGGMAQSNSTDALQTIHSGPIAGVGAAQHLADSTGLGNVISTDMGGTSFDIGLVPEGGVKHYDFQPTIGRWLVSVPMIHLLTLGAGGGSIASYDRIHHAVQIGPESAGSDPGPACYDRGGLRPTVTDADLVLGYLDPDNYANGYIKLNKKRSAYAIDEVLADDLNMDTIQVAKIIKNAVDEQMAIGMAKELRVRGYLPEDFTMLAYGGNGPLHACGIADHAGIRRILAPPFSSVFSACGAGNMKPLHIHERGSHVVLYNPTDRSLYQSYDELNNVIQELEAKGKEDLIRQGYDAADIRYSLEMDMRYGNQLVTTAVVFDINRVNGVADVLHLIRTFSDIYGKRYGAGSQAPEAGIRAQTVRVSSYVDGDVVKFDSIDTGHDRTMPSPVGTRQVHFVKIDGAVDTPVYDAEALHHQHVIHGPAIVTTENTTYLVEPGWRLEPTSQGAVWFLKD, encoded by the coding sequence ATGAAACGAATCTCCGTCGACATCGGCGGCACATTTACCGACTGTTTTTTTGCCTGGGAAGACCAGTACGTTGAAGCAAAGGCGCTCACAACGCACCACAACCTGGCCCAGGGCTTCAATGAAGCACTCGACCTCGCCTGCTCACGCGCCGGCCTGGACCGGGACCTCGTCCTGAAGGAAGTCGACTCCGTCCGCTATGCCACCACCCTTGGCACCAACGCCCTGATCGAAGGCAAAGGCCCTCGTGTGGGGGCGCTGGTCACCCACGGCTTCGAGGACACCATCCCGCTCTCCCGCGGCCGTGGCTACGGCGAAGGACTGGACCCTTCCAAGCAGCAGAACATGCCCGATGCCACCCGCCCGGACCCGCTTGTGCCCCGCGCCCTGATCCGGTCGGTGAAGGAGCGGATCAACTCGGCCGGCAAGGTGGTCGTTTCGCTGATGGAAGACGATGTCCGCACCCAGGTGCGCGAACTCGTGGACGCCGGAGCGGAAGCGATCGTGGTCTCCCTGGTCAACTCGACCGAGAACCCGGTCCATGAGCAGCAGATCCTGGAGATCATCCTGGACGAGTACCCGGCCCACGAGCTCGGTGCCATCCCCGTCCTGCTGGGAAGCCAGGTGTCGGGCCGAAAAGGCGAGTACGTCCGTGCGACGTCGACCATCGTGGACGCATTCCTGCACGAGATCATGTTCCACGCGCTGGGGCAGCTGTCCAACAACCTGCGTACGTCCGGTTACGACAAGCCCATGCTGGTGATCCACAACTCGGGCGGTATGGCGCAGTCCAACTCGACGGATGCCCTGCAGACCATCCACTCCGGCCCCATCGCCGGCGTCGGCGCTGCCCAGCACCTGGCTGACAGCACCGGCTTGGGAAATGTGATCTCGACGGATATGGGCGGTACGTCCTTCGACATCGGCCTGGTCCCGGAAGGCGGCGTCAAGCACTACGACTTCCAGCCAACCATCGGCCGCTGGCTGGTATCGGTTCCCATGATCCACCTGCTGACGCTGGGTGCGGGAGGCGGTTCGATTGCCAGCTATGACCGCATCCACCACGCCGTTCAGATCGGGCCGGAATCAGCAGGCTCGGATCCGGGCCCCGCCTGTTACGACCGCGGGGGCCTCCGCCCCACGGTCACGGACGCCGACCTGGTCCTGGGGTACCTGGATCCGGACAACTACGCCAATGGCTACATCAAGCTGAACAAGAAGCGCTCCGCCTACGCCATCGACGAGGTTCTCGCTGACGACTTGAACATGGACACCATCCAGGTCGCCAAGATCATCAAGAATGCGGTCGACGAGCAGATGGCGATCGGAATGGCAAAGGAGCTGCGGGTCCGGGGATACCTTCCGGAAGACTTCACCATGCTGGCCTACGGCGGCAACGGACCCCTGCACGCCTGCGGCATTGCCGATCACGCCGGCATCCGCAGGATCCTCGCCCCGCCGTTTTCCTCGGTCTTCTCGGCCTGCGGCGCCGGCAACATGAAACCCCTCCACATCCATGAGCGTGGCTCCCACGTGGTGCTTTACAACCCCACAGACCGCAGCCTTTACCAAAGCTACGACGAGCTGAACAACGTCATCCAGGAGCTGGAAGCCAAGGGCAAGGAAGACCTGATCCGCCAGGGGTACGACGCCGCCGACATCCGCTACAGCCTCGAAATGGACATGCGCTACGGCAACCAGCTGGTGACTACGGCCGTCGTTTTCGACATCAACCGTGTGAACGGCGTCGCCGACGTGCTGCACCTGATCCGGACGTTCTCGGACATCTATGGCAAGCGCTACGGCGCCGGCAGCCAGGCCCCCGAGGCCGGCATCCGGGCCCAGACCGTGCGGGTGTCGTCCTATGTGGACGGGGACGTGGTCAAGTTTGATTCGATCGACACCGGACATGACAGGACCATGCCCAGTCCGGTCGGCACCCGGCAGGTCCACTTCGTGAAGATCGACGGAGCCGTCGACACCCCGGTGTACGACGCCGAGGCCCTCCACCACCAGCACGTCATCCACGGCCCGGCCATCGTCACCACGGAAAACACCACCTATCTGGTTGAACCCGGATGGCGCCTGGAACCGACCTCCCAGGGAGCCGTGTGGTTTCTCAAAGACTGA
- a CDS encoding zinc-dependent alcohol dehydrogenase family protein encodes MRATIIHAPGDIRVEDRAYPTVQLPTDAVVKVTASCVCGSDLWPYRGVRPTRRPTAIGHEFIGTVESVGSGITSLAVGDLVIAPFVVSCGACPQCLNGVTGACDHLAGWGGKDDTGHAIDGGQGQAVRVPLADSTLVKVPGITEPDDALRKSLLTLSDVMATGHHAALAAKAGPGRTVVVVGDGAVGLCGVLAAKRLGAERIIAMSRHADRQAIAREFGATDIVEERGDDGVAKVRELLGGVLADSVLECVGTKESMDQALHSTRPGGALGFVGVPTGGSEVPLRYLFDTNISIGGGMAPARTYIPELLADVLDGTINPGRVFDVVMPLEEAAEAYRAMDERRAIKVLLTP; translated from the coding sequence ATGCGCGCCACCATCATCCACGCCCCCGGTGACATCCGGGTCGAAGACCGTGCCTACCCCACCGTCCAGCTGCCCACCGACGCCGTCGTGAAAGTCACCGCGTCCTGTGTCTGCGGCTCCGACCTGTGGCCCTACCGGGGCGTGCGGCCAACCCGCCGGCCCACCGCGATCGGACACGAGTTCATCGGCACCGTGGAGAGCGTCGGCTCCGGGATTACCAGCCTCGCCGTCGGCGACCTCGTGATCGCACCGTTTGTGGTCAGCTGCGGGGCCTGCCCCCAGTGCCTCAACGGTGTCACCGGGGCCTGTGACCATCTCGCCGGCTGGGGCGGCAAGGACGACACCGGTCACGCGATCGACGGCGGCCAGGGCCAGGCGGTCCGCGTCCCGCTGGCCGACTCCACGCTGGTCAAGGTTCCCGGAATCACCGAGCCCGACGATGCCCTCCGGAAGAGCCTGCTCACACTGTCCGATGTGATGGCCACCGGCCACCACGCGGCCCTCGCCGCAAAGGCCGGCCCGGGCCGGACCGTCGTGGTGGTGGGCGACGGCGCCGTCGGACTCTGCGGGGTGCTGGCCGCCAAGCGGCTCGGGGCGGAACGGATCATCGCAATGTCCCGCCACGCCGACCGGCAGGCGATCGCCCGGGAGTTCGGCGCCACCGACATCGTGGAAGAGCGCGGGGACGACGGCGTCGCCAAAGTCCGCGAGCTCCTCGGCGGGGTACTGGCCGATTCCGTGCTGGAGTGCGTCGGGACCAAGGAATCCATGGACCAGGCGCTGCACAGCACACGCCCGGGCGGCGCGCTGGGCTTTGTCGGCGTCCCCACCGGCGGCAGCGAGGTCCCGCTGCGCTACCTCTTCGACACGAACATCTCCATCGGCGGCGGCATGGCCCCGGCCCGGACCTACATCCCGGAGCTGCTGGCGGACGTCCTCGACGGCACCATCAATCCGGGCCGGGTTTTCGACGTTGTGATGCCGCTGGAGGAAGCCGCGGAGGCCTACCGCGCCATGGACGAACGGCGTGCCATCAAGGTCCTGCTGACCCCCTGA
- a CDS encoding 3-hydroxyacyl-CoA dehydrogenase family protein, which produces MAYTLPANITDRPMTVIGGGTLGRRIALMLSLQGAEVRVYDTDLAVATAAIEYIATQRHRAVEELGGSPAVRLAARDNLAEALRDSWLVVEAVPEKLGLKQAIFADLDQLAAPDAVLASNSSSFSSSEFIGGVSSPERVLNMHFYMPPDVRSVELMSSGHTDPRIIELLMAELPKYALVPHRVRKQSTGFILNRIWAAIKRESLLVVAEGVAEPQDVDALFADLFKSETTPFRFMDEVGLDVVLDIENHYCELAGIENRSAPMLEEYIAKGWLGVKTGRGFYNYA; this is translated from the coding sequence ATGGCCTACACGCTCCCCGCCAACATCACGGACCGGCCCATGACCGTCATCGGCGGCGGAACCCTGGGCCGGCGCATCGCCTTGATGCTTTCGCTCCAAGGTGCCGAGGTGCGTGTCTACGACACAGACCTTGCCGTGGCCACCGCCGCGATCGAATACATCGCCACGCAGCGCCACCGCGCCGTGGAGGAGCTTGGCGGCAGCCCGGCGGTCCGGCTCGCGGCGAGGGACAATCTCGCCGAGGCCCTCCGGGATTCGTGGCTGGTGGTCGAGGCGGTCCCTGAGAAGCTTGGCCTGAAGCAGGCGATCTTTGCGGACCTTGACCAGTTGGCCGCCCCGGACGCCGTCCTCGCCAGCAATTCCTCGTCATTTTCTTCCTCCGAGTTCATCGGCGGAGTCAGCAGCCCGGAGCGGGTCCTGAACATGCACTTCTACATGCCGCCGGACGTGCGATCGGTCGAGCTGATGTCCAGCGGCCACACCGATCCGCGGATCATCGAGCTGCTCATGGCCGAACTGCCCAAGTACGCGCTGGTCCCGCACCGGGTGCGCAAGCAGAGTACCGGCTTCATCCTCAACAGGATCTGGGCAGCCATCAAGCGCGAATCGCTCCTGGTCGTGGCCGAGGGCGTCGCGGAGCCGCAGGACGTGGACGCCCTGTTCGCCGACCTCTTCAAATCCGAAACCACTCCATTCCGGTTCATGGACGAGGTGGGCCTGGATGTGGTCCTGGACATCGAGAACCACTACTGCGAGCTGGCCGGGATTGAGAACAGATCGGCCCCCATGCTGGAGGAATACATCGCCAAGGGCTGGCTGGGAGTCAAGACCGGCCGCGGCTTCTACAACTACGCCTGA